Proteins found in one Planctomycetes bacterium MalM25 genomic segment:
- the rtcB gene encoding RNA-splicing ligase RtcB yields MNRRQLEKLGVPPTCVPAAIRCLSTAAEQGTGFGLKGKRAKEGVAAVLVDAEAFHADPVWGEFAMKLTQRAQSRTIEPLAEPIAYDAWECQTEEDRIDPAAHAQMRQACRVPSAVGAALMPDAHVGYGLPIGGVLACDNAVIPYAVGVDIACRMKLSVLDLPVDTIDGRRNAYREALLGGTRFGVGVQHSPRQQHDVMDRDWNVTRVTRQKKDTAWNQLGTSGSGNHFVEFGELVLGERSDDLGLDAGSYVALLSHSGSRGAGAAVCSTYSQIAQRMLPKDCSELGRLAWLSLDSEEGQAYWAAMNLMGEYASANHAVIHRLVTKKLGAHVISGVENHHNFAWKERHDPDGKGEREVVVHRKGATPAAAGELGVIPGSMASPAFVVRGRGVASSLGSASHGAGRRMSRRQARDTFRFNAEQQRLAGQGIEVLAAGADEVPGVYKDIHAVMGAQSDLVDVLAAFHPRVVRMCGDGSKPED; encoded by the coding sequence ATGAACCGCCGCCAACTCGAAAAACTGGGCGTCCCGCCGACCTGCGTGCCGGCGGCGATCCGTTGCCTGTCGACCGCGGCGGAGCAGGGGACCGGCTTCGGGTTGAAGGGCAAGCGCGCGAAGGAAGGCGTCGCCGCCGTGCTCGTCGATGCGGAGGCGTTCCACGCCGATCCGGTCTGGGGCGAGTTCGCCATGAAGCTCACCCAGCGGGCGCAGTCACGCACGATCGAGCCGCTCGCCGAGCCAATCGCCTACGACGCCTGGGAGTGTCAAACCGAAGAAGACCGGATCGATCCGGCCGCGCACGCGCAGATGCGCCAGGCGTGCCGCGTTCCGTCGGCGGTCGGCGCTGCGCTGATGCCCGACGCGCACGTCGGTTACGGCCTGCCGATCGGCGGGGTGCTCGCTTGCGACAACGCCGTGATCCCGTACGCGGTGGGCGTCGACATCGCGTGCCGCATGAAGCTGTCGGTGCTCGACCTGCCGGTCGACACGATCGACGGCCGCCGCAACGCCTACCGCGAGGCGCTCCTGGGCGGCACGCGTTTCGGCGTCGGCGTGCAGCACTCGCCCCGCCAGCAGCACGACGTGATGGACCGCGACTGGAACGTCACGCGCGTGACGCGTCAGAAGAAGGACACCGCGTGGAACCAGCTCGGCACGAGCGGCTCGGGCAACCACTTCGTCGAGTTCGGCGAGCTCGTGCTCGGCGAGCGCTCGGACGACCTGGGCCTCGACGCGGGGAGTTACGTCGCGCTGCTGAGTCACAGCGGCAGCCGGGGCGCCGGCGCGGCGGTGTGCAGCACGTACAGCCAGATCGCCCAGCGGATGCTGCCGAAGGACTGCTCCGAGCTGGGCCGTTTGGCTTGGCTGTCGCTCGACAGCGAGGAGGGGCAGGCGTACTGGGCGGCGATGAATCTGATGGGCGAGTACGCTTCGGCGAACCACGCGGTGATCCACCGCCTGGTGACCAAGAAACTGGGCGCCCACGTGATCAGCGGCGTCGAGAACCACCACAACTTCGCCTGGAAGGAGCGGCACGACCCGGACGGGAAGGGCGAGCGCGAGGTGGTCGTCCACCGCAAGGGCGCTACGCCCGCCGCCGCGGGCGAGCTGGGCGTGATCCCCGGTTCGATGGCTTCGCCCGCCTTCGTGGTGCGCGGGCGCGGCGTGGCGTCGAGCCTCGGCTCGGCTTCGCACGGCGCGGGACGCCGCATGAGCCGCCGGCAGGCGCGCGACACGTTCCGCTTCAACGCGGAGCAGCAGCGTCTGGCGGGGCAGGGCATCGAGGTCCTGGCCGCCGGCGCCGATGAGGTGCCCGGCGTCTACAAGGACATCCACGCCGTGATGGGCGCCCAGTCCGACCTGGTCGACGTGCTCGCCGCGTTCCACCCGCGCGTCGTCCGCATGTGCGGAGACGGCAGCAAGCCGGAGGATTGA
- a CDS encoding Phage integrase family protein, which produces MDSRTTVRLHKYQDRPFGLRWRVGNRSGEVTSGTHDEREALRRAWRLEDDLAKGYRPDAPAAPALTWKEYRQRYEDEYLADMSLNYRKNWRSAKAKFEEVVRPRYVAEIDAATISRFRGELRKTLSPGTADTYARVILSGINWGASVGMHDAVRMPRRRGGSPSTPEMRNRSITLEEFERMVSLALQRPARGAEVARFLWGLWHSGLRISELYRLTWSPSGDICVVEGDLPLIAFRKQKNKKVDYLPGPPEFWQLVYQPGYPRSGPVFSVPGWKGSRMLCSSLAALVRKYGKQAGVVVHTETGRTASPHDIRATFLSRLSETTNEAILAKVARHANPITTRKHYIRHDATSLAKTLGWEAGANQVQPGRDDGRKPCK; this is translated from the coding sequence ATGGATAGCAGAACAACAGTCCGCCTCCACAAGTACCAAGACCGCCCCTTCGGGCTCCGCTGGCGAGTAGGTAACCGGTCCGGTGAGGTTACCAGCGGAACCCACGATGAGCGGGAGGCGCTGCGGCGGGCGTGGCGGCTAGAGGATGATCTAGCCAAGGGGTATCGCCCCGACGCCCCCGCAGCCCCCGCTCTGACGTGGAAGGAGTATCGCCAGCGGTACGAGGACGAGTACCTCGCGGATATGTCGCTCAACTACCGGAAGAACTGGCGGTCCGCCAAGGCAAAGTTCGAGGAGGTGGTCCGGCCGAGGTACGTTGCGGAGATCGATGCGGCCACCATCAGCAGGTTCCGTGGCGAGCTGCGCAAGACCCTATCGCCGGGTACAGCGGACACGTACGCCAGGGTGATTCTGTCCGGCATCAACTGGGGGGCGTCAGTCGGCATGCACGACGCGGTGCGGATGCCCCGGCGACGAGGGGGGTCACCATCCACCCCCGAGATGCGGAACCGGTCCATCACGCTAGAAGAGTTTGAGCGGATGGTGTCCCTCGCCCTTCAACGGCCCGCCAGGGGGGCCGAGGTGGCCCGATTCCTGTGGGGGCTGTGGCACTCCGGTCTCCGCATCAGTGAGCTCTACCGCCTTACGTGGAGCCCCTCCGGCGACATCTGTGTGGTCGAGGGGGATCTGCCCCTGATCGCCTTCCGCAAACAGAAGAACAAGAAGGTGGATTACCTACCCGGCCCGCCGGAGTTCTGGCAGCTCGTCTACCAGCCGGGCTACCCCCGTAGCGGGCCGGTGTTCTCGGTCCCCGGTTGGAAAGGCAGTCGGATGTTGTGCAGCAGCTTGGCGGCACTGGTCCGCAAGTACGGCAAGCAGGCTGGCGTGGTCGTCCACACCGAGACAGGTCGCACCGCGTCACCACACGACATCCGGGCCACGTTCCTGTCGAGACTCTCCGAGACGACCAACGAAGCGATACTCGCGAAGGTCGCCCGCCACGCGAACCCAATCACGACCCGCAAGCACTACATCCGCCACGACGCGACCTCCCTGGCGAAGACCCTCGGGTGGGAAGCTGGTGCAAATCAGGTGCAGCCGGGAAGGGACGATGGACGGAAACCCTGCAAATAA
- a CDS encoding G8 domain protein yields the protein MPRRHRGGTRRSAASVLLRSESLEPRLLLAGDTLQGDFNGDGLVNAADYSVWRDTLGAQVVPLSGADHSGDGRVGSEDYEAWRDNYGAQASHSHATHSLSHQAEIDAALSLVPVGDATHTVVASGNWRDDSVWLGGVKPTAGARVVVPSGLTLTVDSVIAEDIFSLRLDGTLTFATDIDTQLRVETLVSTAASRLVMGTKYSPIEPQVTASIVITDNGAIDRAYDPTALSRGLILMGSTEIHGAVKTSWSAVRAVDAPRAGDTTLTLDGAPTGWRVGDQLAIAGTKYEVTDNPFDEGESELVLPTGEETAVISLISGNTVVLTEPLQYDHTPPASDLAIHVANTTRNAFIRSEGEAVDRRGHLMLMHNRDAHLAYAGFYQLGRTDKSVLPDPAQLDDQGRLIPGTGTNVQGRYSVHFHKHGVAARPAASTVTGSALIGTPGWGYVNHSSHVDFVDNVSFDVFGAGFYTEAGDEIGSFVDNLAIKSHGTGLAPNAFEGEDFGHSGDGFWFQGASGLTIRGNVASGATGSGIIIYGVEFPVDDEQSEIPFLAENLPDPSLANGAEQLPVGVTWLTEVRDNVAYSSGTGFQVWYHRTPLTTDFATMPEQLIHFGWDLPSSVIENTTVWNSDTGVKALYNLDVHYRNVRVVNDSSLVGKTGFDASNVYNLSSHIYENLDIEGFQVGVNPSPNGRVTIDGGRFANRTDIYLGVPRQDHRRLDIIGDVRFDRLVSGSPLSVGRQNLVASNDTRIFEDSSPHFFLYYDQIILNYGEYTGQQLYREEQQASVVPIPQQPEVVFPEGANNLIPSEYIGLTNAQLQSIYGASFGGVVPPDGANDAAADGIVGLVGSQSVGPTALLPQILLGSDAIIAETLAGVRNATPFATNSIPDLMATTRGEEQRLSAHADLRSVFVDVDHSTAELAFTAESSDPSVVMPLINPDGTIDLSIPSNASGVAEVRVVAIDPDESEATTRFTVRVESMAAPHAQAPATRVAFSQFKGAEARAAHAPSRREEIASASRSREADLLLLAAMSENTLTRHGHLGTADVSDGRAPDLDATDVAIELLDTTEGSFLRYAF from the coding sequence ATGCCGCGTCGCCACCGAGGGGGAACGCGCCGATCTGCCGCGTCGGTGTTGTTACGGTCCGAGTCACTTGAGCCTCGCTTGCTGCTCGCAGGCGACACGCTACAAGGCGACTTCAACGGGGATGGGCTGGTCAACGCCGCCGACTACTCCGTTTGGCGCGATACGCTCGGCGCCCAGGTCGTTCCCCTGTCGGGAGCCGACCACAGCGGTGACGGAAGGGTCGGATCGGAAGACTACGAGGCGTGGCGAGACAACTATGGGGCGCAGGCGAGCCACTCGCATGCGACGCACAGCCTCAGCCACCAAGCGGAAATCGATGCCGCGTTGTCGCTTGTGCCGGTCGGCGATGCGACGCATACGGTGGTTGCGTCGGGAAACTGGAGAGACGATAGCGTCTGGTTAGGCGGCGTGAAGCCGACCGCTGGTGCGCGTGTTGTGGTCCCGTCGGGACTCACACTGACGGTGGACTCGGTCATCGCCGAGGATATCTTCTCACTCCGTCTTGATGGCACGCTCACCTTCGCCACAGACATCGATACGCAGCTCCGCGTCGAGACGCTCGTCAGCACCGCGGCGAGCCGGCTTGTGATGGGGACCAAGTACAGCCCTATCGAGCCACAGGTCACCGCGAGCATCGTCATCACCGACAACGGAGCGATTGACCGCGCGTACGACCCGACGGCGCTGAGTCGTGGTCTGATTTTGATGGGCTCCACGGAGATTCATGGAGCGGTGAAAACGTCTTGGAGTGCTGTTCGTGCAGTCGATGCGCCGCGAGCCGGCGACACCACGCTCACGCTCGACGGGGCCCCAACCGGGTGGCGCGTCGGCGATCAGCTCGCCATCGCCGGGACAAAATACGAGGTAACCGACAACCCGTTCGACGAAGGCGAATCAGAGCTGGTGCTTCCCACGGGGGAGGAGACCGCGGTTATCTCCTTAATCAGCGGCAACACGGTAGTACTCACCGAGCCCCTCCAGTACGACCACACTCCCCCGGCAAGCGATCTAGCGATCCACGTCGCGAACACCACCCGCAACGCCTTCATCCGGTCTGAGGGCGAGGCGGTGGACCGCCGCGGCCACCTCATGCTCATGCACAACCGAGATGCGCACCTGGCGTACGCGGGCTTCTACCAGCTGGGCCGGACCGACAAATCAGTATTGCCCGACCCGGCTCAGCTCGACGACCAAGGACGCCTTATTCCCGGCACGGGGACGAACGTTCAGGGCCGCTACAGCGTGCATTTCCACAAGCACGGCGTCGCCGCCCGGCCGGCCGCGTCAACGGTCACTGGCAGCGCTCTGATCGGCACTCCCGGCTGGGGCTACGTGAACCACTCCAGCCACGTCGACTTCGTCGACAACGTCAGCTTCGATGTATTCGGAGCCGGCTTCTATACAGAGGCTGGCGACGAGATCGGCTCTTTTGTCGATAACCTTGCGATCAAGTCCCACGGAACCGGCCTGGCGCCCAACGCCTTCGAGGGAGAAGACTTCGGACACTCCGGAGATGGGTTCTGGTTCCAGGGCGCCAGCGGCCTGACGATCCGTGGCAACGTGGCCAGCGGAGCGACTGGATCAGGCATCATCATCTATGGGGTCGAATTCCCGGTAGATGACGAGCAGTCGGAAATCCCGTTCCTTGCGGAAAACCTACCTGACCCGTCGCTCGCCAACGGCGCTGAGCAACTGCCGGTAGGTGTGACATGGCTGACCGAGGTGCGTGACAATGTCGCGTACTCATCAGGCACCGGTTTTCAGGTCTGGTATCACCGCACGCCCCTCACGACTGACTTCGCCACAATGCCCGAACAGCTCATCCATTTCGGGTGGGATCTGCCGAGCAGCGTGATCGAGAACACGACGGTTTGGAACTCCGACACCGGCGTGAAGGCGCTCTACAACCTGGATGTACACTACAGGAATGTCCGTGTCGTTAACGACTCCAGCCTCGTAGGCAAGACCGGGTTCGACGCCAGCAACGTGTACAACCTGAGCAGTCATATTTACGAGAACCTCGACATCGAGGGATTTCAAGTGGGTGTCAACCCTTCGCCCAACGGCAGGGTCACGATCGATGGAGGCCGGTTTGCCAACCGAACCGACATCTACCTAGGAGTTCCGAGGCAGGACCATCGACGCCTCGACATAATCGGAGATGTCCGCTTCGACAGATTGGTGTCCGGCTCCCCCCTGTCCGTGGGCAGGCAGAACCTCGTTGCGTCGAACGACACACGGATATTCGAAGACTCGTCGCCCCACTTTTTCCTCTACTACGACCAGATCATCCTGAATTACGGCGAGTACACCGGCCAACAGCTCTATCGAGAGGAGCAACAAGCGAGTGTCGTACCGATACCCCAGCAACCGGAGGTGGTCTTTCCAGAGGGCGCAAACAATCTGATCCCAAGCGAGTACATCGGACTGACGAACGCTCAGTTGCAATCGATCTACGGAGCGTCGTTTGGCGGTGTGGTTCCCCCGGACGGCGCGAACGACGCCGCGGCGGATGGGATCGTCGGACTCGTCGGTTCCCAATCGGTAGGGCCAACCGCGCTCCTTCCACAGATCTTGTTGGGTTCGGACGCAATCATCGCCGAGACGCTCGCCGGGGTCCGCAACGCCACGCCCTTTGCCACCAACTCGATCCCCGATCTGATGGCAACGACACGTGGTGAGGAGCAAAGACTCTCGGCTCACGCCGATCTCCGTAGCGTGTTTGTCGATGTCGATCACTCGACAGCTGAGTTGGCCTTCACTGCCGAAAGCAGCGACCCATCGGTCGTCATGCCGCTCATCAATCCAGACGGCACAATTGACCTGTCGATTCCCTCGAACGCTTCCGGCGTTGCCGAGGTGCGGGTGGTCGCGATCGACCCGGATGAATCGGAAGCGACAACGCGTTTCACGGTCCGCGTCGAGTCAATGGCGGCGCCGCACGCTCAGGCGCCAGCGACTCGCGTCGCTTTTTCACAGTTCAAAGGTGCGGAGGCTAGAGCTGCGCACGCGCCTTCGCGCAGAGAAGAGATAGCGTCTGCCTCCCGCTCACGCGAAGCAGACCTACTCCTGCTCGCTGCGATGAGCGAGAATACGCTGACGAGACATGGACATCTGGGAACCGCGGACGTCAGTGACGGTCGAGCGCCGGACCTCGATGCAACCGATGTGGCGATAGAACTCTTAGACACCACTGAGGGCTCGTTCCTGAGATATGCTTTCTGA